The DNA segment CGCAGTCGCGGCGAGGGCAACTCCGGAGATAAGAAAAAGGCGTCGGCTTGTCATAATACTCTCCCGTCTGCCGGATGGTGCCGGCATATGCTTGAAGCTAGTACGGCGTTTGCGCGGCGGCAAAACAAATGCCGATCAATCCCGCGTGAGCAACAGCTTGTATACGACATAAAAAGGCCACCGGTGAGTGAATACCGGTGGCCTTGAGGCCGGAGATGACTTGAGCCCCGGCCTGGAGCCGAAAATGCGTTGAGGTTGCATCCGGCCCCCAAACCACGAGGGCTTCCAGATTAGGACTTCGGCAGAAGCACCTTGTCGATCACATGGATGACACCGTTCGACTGCTTGACGTCGGCGATGGTAACATTGGCAACACCACCGGTTTCATCGGTGAGCGTAATCTTGCCGCCATCGTCCTTGGCCTTGAGAATGCAGCCGCCGACAGTCTTGACGTCATGCGTGCCGCCATCATCCTTGACCATCTTGGCAATCGTTGCAGCCATCGCATCGGCTGCAACGACGTGGCAGGTCAGAACCTTGGTCAGCATGGCCTTGTTTTCAGGCTTCAAAAGCGTATCGACCGTGCCGGCCGGCAGGGCGGCGAATGCTTCGTTGGTTGGTGCAAACACCGTGAACGGGCCCTTGCCCTGAAGGGTTTCAACGAGACCGGCAGCCTTGACGGCGGCGACCAGTGTCGTGTGATCCTTGGAGTTGACGGCATTTTCGACGATGTTCTTGTTTTCATACATCGGCGCGCCGCCGACCATCGGATTTTCGGCGTGAGCGGCAAAGGTGCCAGCGGCCAGTATCGAAGCGACGGTGACCGTGCGCAGCATGGACTTGAACATTTCTATTCCTTCCTGTTGACTTCGCGGACCCGCAAATGCGGGCCTCTCCCAATTTTTCTGGAATTCATGTTCTCTGCGCAGAGGACAAAACAAGAAACGGAAAGGCGTTCGAAAGAGTTTCAGGAAAGTTTGCAATTCGCCAAATATTTGATTTTTTATGTTTTTACGACAACCCCGTTCAAGAGACAAAAAAATGCTGCACTTTCTCAAGCGCAGCATTTGGTAATGATAAACTTACAGATAGAGATAGAGATAGAGACTTAAGGCAGACGCGTCTTGCCGACAGCGACGACAGGGCCGGTCGCCGTTCCCGTTGGCGAACCGCCGAACGGCTCGACGCTGACGGCGAGCGTGACGCCCGCGCCGAGTTTCGAGCGCATCTCCGGCGGAATGATGATCTCGCCTTCGCCGGTCTGCGGCAGGATGCCGAGAGACTTGGCGGGATTTTCGCCTTCGATCAGCCACAGCTCCAGCGATTTGGCTTCGGTCTGTCTTGCGGCGACCGGCGTGATTTTCAGCGCGCCGCTGCCGGCGTCATAGTGCGCGAGCAGATTGATCGTCGCGCTGGCATCGCCGGTCAGCTCCGCCACGAGCGGTTCCGGCCGGCTGACGGGCGTCAGGATACCAGTTGTCAAGGTCGCAACGGTGACGAGCCCGGCAACGGATGCCAGCGTCAGCACGCGCCACAGCGCCAGCGAATTCCAGAAGCCGCCTGCGGCAACCACGGGCTTTGCCTGGGCGGCAAACAGCCGGCGCTCGACAGCAACCAGCACCTGCGGCGGCGGCGCAATCGGTTCATAGGCGTCATCGAAGGAGGACAGATTGCTCTGCCAATGATTGACCATCGCGGCAAATGCGCCATCAAGGACCATGCGCGCCTCGACCTTACGGCGATCGTCGGCAGACAGAACACCCAGCACATACTCGCCCGCAATCACCTGGTCGCGACGGGAATCTCCGCTTTCGGGGTTCTGTGTGGTCATCGCTCCATGCACTCTCTCAGTTTCAACAGGCTGCGGCGCAGCCATGTTCGCATCGTGTTTAGCGGCGTGCCGAAAAGCTCGGCCAGTTCCTGGTAGCTCAACCCCTCGACATAGGCCTTGCGCACGGCATCGGCGCGGTCTGCCTCGAGTTCGTTCATGCAATTGTCGATCCGGCGGCCCTCCGCCGTATTGATCGCGGTCTTTTCCGGATCCGGCGCAGAATCCGCCAGATCATATGCCTCGTCAATCGTGTTTGCCACCGGCTTTCGCGCCCGCAAATGATCGATCGCATGATTGCGCGCAATCGCCGAAAGCCAGGACATCGGGTTGGTGTCGCCGCTGGCGTAACGGTCGGCCCGCTGCCATATCTTGATGTAGATTTCCTGCAAGGCTTCTTCCGCTTCCGTCCGGTCTCTCAAGATACGCAGGCAGATGGCAAAAAGTTTCGGGCTGGTCTGCCCGTAAAGAGCGGAGAAGGCTGCGCGATCCCTGAGCGAGACCCGGCCGATCAGCGTGGAGATGTCGTTTGTTGTCATTGATACTCCGGTCCTCGTCCGTCAGGGCGAACATAGAGCACAAGCCTGGGGATAAAAAGACCAGTTGCGGCAGATAAACAGGGTTGCAGCAGGCGATGTCACACCGGCTTTATCTTTGCTGGGGATCATTCCCTCCACCGGAAACTTGCGCTAAACAGCACCCGGCTAATTTCGAGGTATTCCCATGTCCGCATCCGAAAGCGAAATCCAGGCAAATCTTCTCGCCAAGGCGCTGCCCTACATGCAGCGCTACGAGAACAAGACAATCGTGGTCAAATATGGCGGCCACGCTATGGGCAATGCCGAGCTCGGCAAGGCTTTTGCCGCAGATATCGCACTTTTGAAGCAGTCCGGCGTCAATCCGATCGTCGTGCATGGCGGCGGCCCGCAGATCGGCGCGATGCTGACCAAGATGGGCATCGAATCGAAATTCGAAGGCGGCCTGCGCGTCACCGATCAGAAAACCGTCGAGATCGTCGAGATGGTTCTGGCGGGTTCGATCAACAAGGAAATCGTCGCCCTGATCAACCAGACCGGCGAATGGGCGATCGGGCTGTGCGGCAAGGACGGCAACATGGTCTTTGCCCAGAAGGCCCGCAAGACCATAGTCGATCCCGACAGCAATATCGAACGCGTGCTCGATCTCGGCTTTGTCGGCGAGGTGACGGAGGTCGATCGCACCCTGCTCGATCTTCTGGCCAAGTCGGAAATGATCCCGGTCATCGCCCCGGTTGCTCCCGGCCGCGACGGCGCGACCTACAATATCAACGCCGATACATTTGCCGGCGCGATTGCCGGTGCGCTCAATGCCACCCGCCTCCTGTTCCTCACCGACGTTCCCGGTGTCCTCGACAAGAAGGGCGAACTGATCAAGGAACTCTCGGTTGCGGAAGCGCACGCGCTGATCAAGGACGGCACGATTTCCGGCGGCATGATCCCGAAAGTCGAAACCTGCATCGAAGCGCTCGCCCGTGGCGTCGAAGGCGTCGTCATCCTGAACGGCAAGACGGCACACTCGGTGCTGCTCGAAATCTTCACGGAGCATGGTGCGGGAACGCTGATCGTTCCGTAAGGAGCCGTTCGGTAACGCAGGCGCCGTCGAATGCCTGATGGCGACCTGCTCCTTCCGTCATTCCTGTGCCTGTAACAGGAATCCAGCCACGCGACGTCCGTCGCGTGAAGACGTCTTTCAGCGACGCAGACAAACGCGCCGCTGTTGGATCCTCACCACGAGGGCGAGGATGACGGAGAGTTTCAGATTTGCGGCTGCCAAAACCGTTTGCGGCATGATCAGCAAACGCAAGCTCCTCAGCCCTGCTGATAAACCCTCGCCGCCTCAGCCTTCAGCCACTCGATCATCGCCCGGTACGGTCCCGGCCCATAGCTGATGCGGGCGACGCCCAGACCCGCCAGCGCCGTCACATCCATGCCCGGCCGCATCATGATATTGACCGGCAGCGACACCGCCTCGCAGACCCGTCCTATAAGGTCCGGGTTCGACAATCCCGGCACGAAGAAGCCGCTGGCGCCAGCTTCGGCATAGGCGGCCGCCCGCTCGATCGCCTCGTCCACCAGTGGTGCGTGCCGCACGGGATCGGAGAGTTTGAGGAACAGGTCGGTGCGGGCATTGATGAAGAAGGGGATGCGCTTTTCATCTGACTTGGCCCGGATCACCTTGATCCGAGCAGCCTGTGCCTCGAGCGTGTGCAAACCGCTGCCGCCGACCACCTGATCCTCGAAATTGATGCCGACAGCGCCGGTATCGATGACATGGCCGACGTTCTCGGCAGTCGCAGCCGGGTCTTCCGAATATCCGCCCTCGAAATCGATCGAGACTGGCAGGTCAGTCGCTGCAACAATGCTGCGGGCGATATCGACGAGCTGCAGCATCGGGATCTGCTGGCCGTCGCCATAACCGTTGGCATCGGCCACCGACCAGCTTCCCGTTGCCAGCGCCTTGGCGCCGGATGCGGTCACGGCCTTGGCGGTGCCTGCATCCCAGATATTATAGAGCACCACCGGATCGCCCTTGCGATGCAGGTTGGCG comes from the Pararhizobium qamdonense genome and includes:
- a CDS encoding isocitrate lyase/PEP mutase family protein; the encoded protein is MNQTDKAKAFANLHRKGDPVVLYNIWDAGTAKAVTASGAKALATGSWSVADANGYGDGQQIPMLQLVDIARSIVAATDLPVSIDFEGGYSEDPAATAENVGHVIDTGAVGINFEDQVVGGSGLHTLEAQAARIKVIRAKSDEKRIPFFINARTDLFLKLSDPVRHAPLVDEAIERAAAYAEAGASGFFVPGLSNPDLIGRVCEAVSLPVNIMMRPGMDVTALAGLGVARISYGPGPYRAMIEWLKAEAARVYQQG
- the argB gene encoding acetylglutamate kinase — its product is MSASESEIQANLLAKALPYMQRYENKTIVVKYGGHAMGNAELGKAFAADIALLKQSGVNPIVVHGGGPQIGAMLTKMGIESKFEGGLRVTDQKTVEIVEMVLAGSINKEIVALINQTGEWAIGLCGKDGNMVFAQKARKTIVDPDSNIERVLDLGFVGEVTEVDRTLLDLLAKSEMIPVIAPVAPGRDGATYNINADTFAGAIAGALNATRLLFLTDVPGVLDKKGELIKELSVAEAHALIKDGTISGGMIPKVETCIEALARGVEGVVILNGKTAHSVLLEIFTEHGAGTLIVP
- a CDS encoding fasciclin domain-containing protein, with the protein product MFKSMLRTVTVASILAAGTFAAHAENPMVGGAPMYENKNIVENAVNSKDHTTLVAAVKAAGLVETLQGKGPFTVFAPTNEAFAALPAGTVDTLLKPENKAMLTKVLTCHVVAADAMAATIAKMVKDDGGTHDVKTVGGCILKAKDDGGKITLTDETGGVANVTIADVKQSNGVIHVIDKVLLPKS
- a CDS encoding sigma-70 family RNA polymerase sigma factor translates to MTTNDISTLIGRVSLRDRAAFSALYGQTSPKLFAICLRILRDRTEAEEALQEIYIKIWQRADRYASGDTNPMSWLSAIARNHAIDHLRARKPVANTIDEAYDLADSAPDPEKTAINTAEGRRIDNCMNELEADRADAVRKAYVEGLSYQELAELFGTPLNTMRTWLRRSLLKLRECMER
- a CDS encoding anti-sigma factor is translated as MTTQNPESGDSRRDQVIAGEYVLGVLSADDRRKVEARMVLDGAFAAMVNHWQSNLSSFDDAYEPIAPPPQVLVAVERRLFAAQAKPVVAAGGFWNSLALWRVLTLASVAGLVTVATLTTGILTPVSRPEPLVAELTGDASATINLLAHYDAGSGALKITPVAARQTEAKSLELWLIEGENPAKSLGILPQTGEGEIIIPPEMRSKLGAGVTLAVSVEPFGGSPTGTATGPVVAVGKTRLP